Proteins co-encoded in one Pocillopora verrucosa isolate sample1 chromosome 1, ASM3666991v2, whole genome shotgun sequence genomic window:
- the LOC136283848 gene encoding uncharacterized protein isoform X1, protein MAASRALTEDDIPGASLRGRSPATLKNEELRFWLKCRGDTLKGLKTKAQLVKRVEEYIKEGCDQNIVDPDPDPVYTKRKERLDKNKDDNSGIAATQHPLSFPSDGWSADIRRMPFFTRAEMNDHISKSGKRIDPTSKAHSVPTSIRKAITFLNDEYLKGISAASDDNYFYFRSHCYHSFRKNDAPHNLKVALCILSGEVKHATCSCVAGKVGFCNHILALLMKICKFSLYECKTVHELENEEDMRPKQACTSSLQRWHRKGRGDSINPQPAMEVLVAKTYLEQPRSSAREPGVRCTLYEARNNIRGQKADEEKLLATLKELNPNMALAQIMTPKADSIPLVETKFGRSPQGSYASYQLAVTEDNFKVFCDITSIPRANPANHGEHIVTYPRFPLSSQSNEQFEIPADLSEAEKSLLKDLQVDEDKLNGIEIKTRSQSECPEWKLERKFRFTASNFGLIRDRKRNHESLVQNLINPKPFSSRYTNHGLKYEPIALEQYQTYMSSINKSVKVFKSGLVISMDAPYLGASPDGKVIDPGCSDQFGLSEVKCPETKYLVTPLDACSDSSFFMEEVDGKPKLKRTHKYYVQVQGLMGVTGAKWCDFIVYTSKGMSIERIPFDVQFWNNLKDTLKLHYFKHFLAIAAREPRA, encoded by the exons ATGGCTGCTTCACGTGCGCTCACAGAAGACGATATTCCTGGAGCTTCTCTTCGAGGTAGATCGCCTGCCACGCTAAAAAATGAAGAACTTCGTTTCTGGCTGAAATGTAGGGGCGATACATTGAAAggactgaaaacaaaagcacaatTAGTGAAAAG GGTTGAGGAATATATCAAAGAAGGTTGTGATCAAAATATAGTAGATCCGGATCCTGACCCCGTATATACAAAGCGCAAGGAACGCttggataaaaacaaagatgacAACTCCGGAATTGCCGCAACTCAGCATCCTTTGAGTTTCCCATCAGATGGCTGGTCTGCAGACATACGGCGGATGCCCTTTTTTACCCGCGCCGAAATGAATGACCACATTTCAAAGTCTGGAAAAAGAATTGATCCGACAAGTAAAGCCCATTCAGTGCCAACGAGTATTCGGAAAGCGATAACTTTTCTGAATGACGAATATTTGAAGGGTATCTCCGCAGCAAGCGATGACAACTACTTTTATTTCCGGTCTCACTGCTATCACAGTTTTCGGAAGAATGATGCCCCACACAACTTGAAAGTCGCATTGTGCATTTTAAGTGGGGAAGTGAAACATGCTACATGTTCCTGCGTTGCTGGGAAGGTTGGTTTTTGTAACCATATATTAGCACTCTTGATGAAGATTTGCAAATTCTCATTATATGAATGTAAAACTGTCCATGAACTTGAAAACGAAGAAGACATGCGGCCAAAGCAAGCATGTACTTCCTCTTTACAGAGGTGGCATAGGAAGGGAAGAGGAGACTCTATAAATCCACAACCAGCAATGGAGGTGCTTGTAGCAAAGACCTACCTGGAGCAGCCCAGATCATCAGCTCGAGAACCTGGTGTCAGATGTACACTATATGAGGCAAGGAATAATATACGGGGGCAAAAGGCAGATGAAGAGAAACTATTGGCAACCTTGAAAGAATTGAACCCAAATATGGCCCTAGCACAGATTATGACCCCAAAGGCTGATTCTATTCCCTTAGTAGAAACCAAATTTGGCAGAAGTCCACAGGGCTCGTATGCTAGCTATCAACTTGCAGTGACCGAAGATAATTTCAAAGTGTTTTGTGACATCACGTCTATCCCAAGGGCAAACCCTGCCAACCATGGTGAGCATATTGTGACATATCCAAGATTTCCCCTATCAAGTCAGTCTAATGAACAGTTTGAGATACCTGCTGATCTTTCAGAAGCAGAAAAATCACTGTTAAAGGATCTGCAAGTTGATGAAGATAAACTGAATggcattgaaattaaaacacgcagccaatcagagtgccCTGAATGGAAGTTGGAAAGGAAATTCCGATTTACTGCCTCCAATTTTGGTCTTATACGGgacagaaaaagaaaccatGAATCTTTAGTACAAAATCTTATAAATCCAAAGCCTTTTTCATCAAGATATACTAATCATGGACTTAAATATGAGCCAATTGCCTTAGAACAATACCAAACATATATGTCCTCTATTAACAAGTCAGTGAAGGTTTTTAAGTCAGGACTTGTAATAAGTATGGATGCCCCATACTTGGGTGCATCACCAGATGGCAAGGTTATTGATCCTGGATGCTCTGATCAATTTGGTCTTTCTGAGGTCAAGTGCCCAGAAACCAAGTACTTAGTCACCCCACTGGATGCATGCTCTGATAGCAGCTTTTTCATGGAAGAAGTCGATGGAAAGCCTAAACTTAAACGCACCCATAAATACTATGTCCAAGTGCAAGGGCTGATGGGTGTGACCGGGGCAAAGTGGTGCGATTTCATCGTCTACACCAGTAAGGGAATGAGCATCGAGCGAATTCCATTTGACGTGCAATTTTGGAACAATTTAAAGGACACATTGaaactgcattattttaaacacttccTAGCTATAGCAGCTAGAGAACCAAGAGCATAA
- the LOC131785480 gene encoding GFP-like fluorescent chromoprotein amFP486 isoform X1 encodes MSHSKCVLADTMKMTWLMEGCVNGHAFTIEGEGTGKPYEGKQTGTFRVTKGGPLPFAVDIVAPTLKYGFKCFMKYPAGIPDYFKQAFPEGLTYDRKLAFEDGGSATATVEMSLKGNTLVHKTNFQGGNFPIDGPVMQNKTLGWEPTSEKMTPCDGTIKGDTIMYLLVEGGKMLKCRYENNYRAKKVIHEMPPSHFVDLRLVKTNLDKEGLKFQLEEHAVARVLEV; translated from the exons ATGTCTCATTCAAAATGT GTTTTAGCTGATACCATGAAGATGACATGGCTTATGGAGGGCTGTGTCAATGGTCATGCGTTCACCATCGAAGGAGAAGGCACCGGCAAACCTTACGA AGGCAAACAAACGGGGACATTCCGTGTTACAAAGGGTGGACCCCTTCCATTTGCCGTTGACATAGTGGCACCGACCTTGAAGTATGGATTCAAATGTTTTATGAAGTACCCTGCTGGTATTCCTGACTATTTCAAGCAAGCATTTCCCGAGGGTCTAACATACGACAGGAAATTAGCATTTGAAGATGGAGGGAGTGCCACGGCCACCGTGGAAATGAG CCTCAAAGGCAACACTCTTGTGCACAAGACCAATTTCCAAGGAGGCAACTTTCCCATCGACGGGCCTGTCATGCAAAACAAGACTCTTGGCTGGGAACCAACCTCGGAGAAAATGACTCCTTGTGATGGAACAATCAAGGGAGACACTATCATGTACCTTTTGGTCGAAGGAGGGAAAATGCTGAAATGTCGATATGAAAACAACTACAG ggCCAAGAAAGTGATACACGAGATGCCACCGAGCCATTTTGTGGATCTTCGCCTTGTAAAAACCAACCTTGACAAGGAAGGTTTGAAGTTTCAACTGGAAGAACATGCCGTGGCAAGAGTCCTCGAGGTTTGA
- the LOC131776863 gene encoding uncharacterized protein: MKIDKLDELHVVSETDITAESLSESTATASNRNTEPNDTCSELNAPKKIEELEEEVLKLRQENTELKKKLDEVEKQNEAISARLFSLERFTSDADINFYTGLPNYATFLALFNFLNPGENGENIRPRSTLKDVPEDFYDVDSDDEENISPAKKGRPRKLKPVEEFFIVLCRLRRGFSERHLAHLYGVAQSTISRLFVPWINFMYLKFGQVCIWPPKSVVQATMPADFKEKFLSTRVIIDCTEVFCEMPSSLLLNSELFSSYKNHVTLKGLVGIAPSGAITFCSQLYTGSISDREIVLRSRFLSQSFEDGDSVMADKGFQIQDILPLGVDLNIPPFLGSDAQMSAEDVVRTQQIASLRIHVERAINKIKNFRIWNGVVPLSLFSVVNQMWTVCAFLCNAQDPLISNIT, encoded by the exons atgaaaattgataagcTTGATGAG TTACATGTAGTGAGCGAAACAGATATCACGGCGGAATCACTTTCCGAGTCGACGGCAACTGCCTCTAACCGAAATACTGAGCCAAACGATACTTGTTCGGAGTTAAATGCGCCAAAAAAGATCGAGGAACTGGAAGAGGAGGTGTTAAAACTTCGacaggaaaacactgagctaaaaaagaaattggacGAGGTAGAGAAACAGAACGAGGCTATCTCGGCCCGACTATTTTCTCTGGAACGCTTTACATCAGACGCTGACATCAACTTTTATACTGGCCTTCCAAATTATGCTACTTTCCTCGCCTTATTTAACTTTTTGAACCCGGGTGAAAATGGAGAAAACATTCGTCCAAGAAGCACCTTAAAAGATGTGCCAGAGGATTTTTATGATGTGGACTCTGATgatgaagaaaacatttcaccTGCAAAGAAAGGACGCCCACGAAAACTCAAACcagttgaagaattttttattgTCTTATGCCGCctgagaagaggcttttcaGAGCGCCATTTAGCTCACTTGTATGGTGTTGCCCAGTCCACCATAAGCAGGCTTTTTGTGCCATGGATTAATTTCATGTATCTGAAATTTGGCCAGGTTTGCATCTGGCCTCCTAAGTCAGTTGTTCAGGCAACTATGCCTgcagatttcaaagaaaaatttctctcaaCGCGAGTCATTATTGACTGCACAGAGGTCTTTTGTGAAATGCCAAGCAGTTTgcttttgaactctgaacttttcAGCTCGTACAAAAACCATGTGACATTGAAAGGACTTGTCGGTATTGCACCAAGTGGAGCTATTACATTTTGCAGTCAACTTTATACCGGCAGCATCTCTGACCGCGAAATTGTTTTACGGAGTCGATTTTTGTCCCAATCCTTTGAAGATGGTGACTCTGTTATGGCAGACAAGGGATTTCAGATACAAGACATCCTGCCCCTTGGTGTGGATCTGAATATCCCACCCTTTTTAGGCAGTGATGCTCAAATGTCTGCCGAAGATGTTGTTAGGACACAGCAGATTGCAAGTCTTCGGATACACGTCGAAAGGGCCATCAACAAGATAAAGAACTTCCGAATTTGGAATGGAGTTGTTCCTCTGAGTTTATTTAGTGTCGTTAACCAAATGTGGACTGTTTGTGCTTTCCTGTGCAACGCTCAGGATCCACTCATATCTAATATCACATGA
- the LOC131785480 gene encoding GFP-like fluorescent chromoprotein amFP486 isoform X2: MSHSKYVLADTMKMTWLMEGCVNGHAFTIEGEGTGKPYEGKQTGTFRVTKGGPLPFAVDIVAPTLKYGFKCFMKYPAGIPDYFKQAFPEGLTYDRKLAFEDGGSATATVEMSLKGNTLVHKTNFQGGNFPIDGPVMQNKTLGWEPTSEKMTPCDGTIKGDTIMYLLVEGGKMLKCRYENNYRAKKVIHEMPPSHFVDLRLVKTNLDKEGLKFQLEEHAVARVLEV; the protein is encoded by the exons GTTTTAGCTGATACCATGAAGATGACATGGCTTATGGAGGGCTGTGTCAATGGTCATGCGTTCACCATCGAAGGAGAAGGCACCGGCAAACCTTACGA AGGCAAACAAACGGGGACATTCCGTGTTACAAAGGGTGGACCCCTTCCATTTGCCGTTGACATAGTGGCACCGACCTTGAAGTATGGATTCAAATGTTTTATGAAGTACCCTGCTGGTATTCCTGACTATTTCAAGCAAGCATTTCCCGAGGGTCTAACATACGACAGGAAATTAGCATTTGAAGATGGAGGGAGTGCCACGGCCACCGTGGAAATGAG CCTCAAAGGCAACACTCTTGTGCACAAGACCAATTTCCAAGGAGGCAACTTTCCCATCGACGGGCCTGTCATGCAAAACAAGACTCTTGGCTGGGAACCAACCTCGGAGAAAATGACTCCTTGTGATGGAACAATCAAGGGAGACACTATCATGTACCTTTTGGTCGAAGGAGGGAAAATGCTGAAATGTCGATATGAAAACAACTACAG ggCCAAGAAAGTGATACACGAGATGCCACCGAGCCATTTTGTGGATCTTCGCCTTGTAAAAACCAACCTTGACAAGGAAGGTTTGAAGTTTCAACTGGAAGAACATGCCGTGGCAAGAGTCCTCGAGGTTTGA
- the LOC136283848 gene encoding uncharacterized protein isoform X2, with the protein MPFFTRAEMNDHISKSGKRIDPTSKAHSVPTSIRKAITFLNDEYLKGISAASDDNYFYFRSHCYHSFRKNDAPHNLKVALCILSGEVKHATCSCVAGKVGFCNHILALLMKICKFSLYECKTVHELENEEDMRPKQACTSSLQRWHRKGRGDSINPQPAMEVLVAKTYLEQPRSSAREPGVRCTLYEARNNIRGQKADEEKLLATLKELNPNMALAQIMTPKADSIPLVETKFGRSPQGSYASYQLAVTEDNFKVFCDITSIPRANPANHGEHIVTYPRFPLSSQSNEQFEIPADLSEAEKSLLKDLQVDEDKLNGIEIKTRSQSECPEWKLERKFRFTASNFGLIRDRKRNHESLVQNLINPKPFSSRYTNHGLKYEPIALEQYQTYMSSINKSVKVFKSGLVISMDAPYLGASPDGKVIDPGCSDQFGLSEVKCPETKYLVTPLDACSDSSFFMEEVDGKPKLKRTHKYYVQVQGLMGVTGAKWCDFIVYTSKGMSIERIPFDVQFWNNLKDTLKLHYFKHFLAIAAREPRA; encoded by the coding sequence ATGCCCTTTTTTACCCGCGCCGAAATGAATGACCACATTTCAAAGTCTGGAAAAAGAATTGATCCGACAAGTAAAGCCCATTCAGTGCCAACGAGTATTCGGAAAGCGATAACTTTTCTGAATGACGAATATTTGAAGGGTATCTCCGCAGCAAGCGATGACAACTACTTTTATTTCCGGTCTCACTGCTATCACAGTTTTCGGAAGAATGATGCCCCACACAACTTGAAAGTCGCATTGTGCATTTTAAGTGGGGAAGTGAAACATGCTACATGTTCCTGCGTTGCTGGGAAGGTTGGTTTTTGTAACCATATATTAGCACTCTTGATGAAGATTTGCAAATTCTCATTATATGAATGTAAAACTGTCCATGAACTTGAAAACGAAGAAGACATGCGGCCAAAGCAAGCATGTACTTCCTCTTTACAGAGGTGGCATAGGAAGGGAAGAGGAGACTCTATAAATCCACAACCAGCAATGGAGGTGCTTGTAGCAAAGACCTACCTGGAGCAGCCCAGATCATCAGCTCGAGAACCTGGTGTCAGATGTACACTATATGAGGCAAGGAATAATATACGGGGGCAAAAGGCAGATGAAGAGAAACTATTGGCAACCTTGAAAGAATTGAACCCAAATATGGCCCTAGCACAGATTATGACCCCAAAGGCTGATTCTATTCCCTTAGTAGAAACCAAATTTGGCAGAAGTCCACAGGGCTCGTATGCTAGCTATCAACTTGCAGTGACCGAAGATAATTTCAAAGTGTTTTGTGACATCACGTCTATCCCAAGGGCAAACCCTGCCAACCATGGTGAGCATATTGTGACATATCCAAGATTTCCCCTATCAAGTCAGTCTAATGAACAGTTTGAGATACCTGCTGATCTTTCAGAAGCAGAAAAATCACTGTTAAAGGATCTGCAAGTTGATGAAGATAAACTGAATggcattgaaattaaaacacgcagccaatcagagtgccCTGAATGGAAGTTGGAAAGGAAATTCCGATTTACTGCCTCCAATTTTGGTCTTATACGGgacagaaaaagaaaccatGAATCTTTAGTACAAAATCTTATAAATCCAAAGCCTTTTTCATCAAGATATACTAATCATGGACTTAAATATGAGCCAATTGCCTTAGAACAATACCAAACATATATGTCCTCTATTAACAAGTCAGTGAAGGTTTTTAAGTCAGGACTTGTAATAAGTATGGATGCCCCATACTTGGGTGCATCACCAGATGGCAAGGTTATTGATCCTGGATGCTCTGATCAATTTGGTCTTTCTGAGGTCAAGTGCCCAGAAACCAAGTACTTAGTCACCCCACTGGATGCATGCTCTGATAGCAGCTTTTTCATGGAAGAAGTCGATGGAAAGCCTAAACTTAAACGCACCCATAAATACTATGTCCAAGTGCAAGGGCTGATGGGTGTGACCGGGGCAAAGTGGTGCGATTTCATCGTCTACACCAGTAAGGGAATGAGCATCGAGCGAATTCCATTTGACGTGCAATTTTGGAACAATTTAAAGGACACATTGaaactgcattattttaaacacttccTAGCTATAGCAGCTAGAGAACCAAGAGCATAA